A genomic segment from Saprospiraceae bacterium encodes:
- a CDS encoding DUF2911 domain-containing protein encodes MKKLFLSFFVFSCLATQAFGQIRTPQPSPTSEFKQTVGLTEIAVVYSRPSMKGRTIFAADGLVPFGDVWRFGANSATKISFSDDVKVGGKALKGGAYAILTKPGAKSWEIMFYPYETGDFGAYVEKTPAATVAVEVAELPFAVESFSMVLSDLTTNTANLTAFWEKTLINIPIETEVEKKVMADIDRIMAGPSANDYVAAATYYHESGKDLEKALMWIQKATKVEKPAFWQVRREALILADMGKTKEAIEAAKQSKELAEAAGNQDYVRMNEKSIKEWTAKK; translated from the coding sequence ATGAAAAAACTGTTCCTAAGCTTCTTTGTATTTTCCTGTTTAGCTACACAAGCTTTTGGTCAGATCCGTACGCCCCAACCAAGCCCTACTTCCGAATTTAAACAAACGGTTGGTCTAACAGAAATTGCTGTTGTTTATTCCCGTCCAAGTATGAAAGGACGTACCATTTTTGCAGCAGATGGTTTAGTGCCTTTTGGTGACGTTTGGCGCTTTGGTGCCAACTCTGCTACTAAAATCTCCTTTAGCGATGATGTCAAAGTGGGTGGAAAAGCCTTGAAAGGTGGTGCTTATGCTATCTTGACTAAGCCTGGTGCTAAAAGTTGGGAGATTATGTTCTACCCTTATGAAACTGGCGACTTTGGTGCCTATGTAGAAAAAACACCCGCAGCGACTGTTGCTGTTGAGGTAGCAGAACTTCCTTTTGCCGTAGAGTCTTTCAGCATGGTATTGAGCGACCTTACTACCAATACCGCTAACCTTACTGCTTTCTGGGAAAAAACCTTAATCAATATCCCTATTGAAACAGAAGTGGAAAAAAAGGTAATGGCGGATATCGATCGAATCATGGCAGGACCTTCTGCGAATGATTATGTTGCTGCCGCTACTTATTACCACGAAAGCGGTAAAGACCTGGAAAAGGCCTTGATGTGGATTCAAAAGGCAACCAAGGTCGAAAAACCTGCCTTCTGGCAAGTACGCCGTGAGGCTTTGATCCTTGCTGATATGGGTAAAACCAAAGAAGCCATCGAAGCAGCTAAACAGTCCAAAGAACTGGCTGAAGCAGCAGGTAACCAAGATTATGTTCGTATGAACGAGAAGTCTATCAAAGAGTGGACAGCTAAAAAATAA
- a CDS encoding methylglyoxal synthase, giving the protein MTIAIIAHDGKKADMVGFIKDHIELFRQKSINLIATGTTGLHLERAGLEVERMLSGPNGGDAQIASRLVEGKVDMVIFFRDPLGKHPHEVDVSMLMRLCDVQNIPLATNIATASRLVSTL; this is encoded by the coding sequence ATGACAATTGCGATTATAGCACATGATGGGAAAAAAGCGGATATGGTGGGATTTATCAAAGATCACATTGAGTTATTTCGGCAAAAAAGCATCAACCTCATTGCGACGGGGACAACCGGCTTGCACCTTGAACGTGCTGGCTTGGAGGTCGAACGGATGCTCAGCGGTCCTAACGGCGGGGATGCCCAAATCGCCAGTAGATTGGTAGAGGGAAAGGTTGATATGGTCATTTTCTTTAGGGATCCTCTTGGCAAACACCCACATGAAGTCGACGTAAGTATGCTCATGCGCTTATGCGATGTTCAGAATATTCCTTTGGCCACTAATATTGCAACCGCTTCCAGGCTTGTCAGCACGCTCTAG
- a CDS encoding ATP-binding protein, giving the protein MPYFGPTNLRQVRYKPTLFLFLCTIVLVVLCLSILFNFSIKHSEHDSRLINVAGSQRMYSQKMAKTALRMLIEEDVSALRTELKSSLDELERQHWGLLHGHDDHGMSIKVANSPTTRSLFDTMQEPYNRLSSLARQLIEVKDKGQFPSIVNELLVQEAKFLPLMDAIVANYEKEAEQKIQALQREEIIMGGIMLLVTLLSISLLIFPLLKKFDGQYQKINKYNQDLAQQKIQLLEHSDRITEENEYLTIAKQKAEEATHAKSNFLSNMSHEIRTPMNAVIGMTHILLEEDPRADQKDQLETIMFSAENLLVIINDILDYSKIEAGRLVIEKTNFDINDIINNIYRTFAPKAKEKQLIFQLDLAEDIPQYLIGDPTRLSQILINLLNNAIKFTEKGKISLTVKKLNKPTAQRCKVYFEVNDTGIGIPKEKHRKIFDSFSQADDNTTRLFGGTGLGLAITKRLIELQGGSIKLESEVGNGAAFSFSFEYPIGEAPQENPVETRNILKQTGISGVKRILIVEDNIFNIKVVKRILKFWDLEIDVALDGLEALEKVKETDYSVVLMDLQMPNMDGYEATATIRSWQESKFQSLPIIALSASAMADFRKRAFDAGMNDFLTKPFKPKDLYLAIERHAISTRA; this is encoded by the coding sequence ATGCCTTACTTTGGCCCCACAAATTTACGCCAAGTGAGATACAAACCCACTCTATTTTTATTCTTATGTACTATTGTTTTGGTAGTACTGTGCTTATCTATCCTATTTAATTTTTCAATTAAGCATAGCGAACATGATTCTCGTTTGATTAATGTTGCTGGGAGCCAGCGAATGTACAGTCAAAAAATGGCTAAAACGGCCTTGAGGATGTTGATCGAAGAAGACGTATCCGCTTTGCGAACAGAACTTAAGTCATCACTAGATGAGCTAGAACGGCAACATTGGGGCTTATTACATGGCCATGATGATCACGGTATGAGCATAAAGGTAGCAAACAGCCCAACTACGCGTTCTTTGTTCGATACCATGCAGGAACCCTATAATCGACTATCAAGTCTTGCAAGACAACTAATTGAAGTCAAGGACAAAGGCCAATTTCCAAGTATTGTGAATGAATTATTGGTACAAGAAGCGAAATTCCTCCCGCTGATGGATGCTATAGTAGCTAATTATGAAAAAGAAGCTGAGCAGAAAATCCAAGCGCTTCAAAGGGAGGAAATTATCATGGGAGGGATTATGCTTTTGGTAACCTTACTTTCGATATCACTCCTTATTTTTCCTTTATTGAAAAAATTTGACGGCCAATATCAAAAAATAAATAAGTATAACCAGGATCTTGCCCAACAAAAAATACAGTTACTAGAACACAGCGACCGGATCACGGAAGAAAATGAGTACCTGACCATTGCCAAACAAAAAGCAGAGGAAGCCACCCATGCGAAATCGAACTTCTTGTCCAATATGAGCCATGAAATCAGGACGCCAATGAATGCTGTTATTGGAATGACGCATATCTTGCTGGAAGAGGATCCACGGGCAGACCAAAAGGACCAATTGGAAACTATCATGTTTTCGGCAGAAAATCTTTTAGTCATTATCAACGACATCCTGGATTACAGTAAAATAGAGGCAGGGCGGCTGGTTATTGAAAAAACGAATTTTGACATTAATGATATCATTAATAATATCTACAGAACATTTGCCCCTAAAGCAAAGGAAAAGCAATTGATTTTTCAATTGGATTTGGCGGAAGATATCCCCCAATATCTTATTGGCGATCCCACACGCCTAAGTCAAATTTTAATTAACCTTTTGAATAATGCTATAAAATTTACAGAAAAAGGAAAAATAAGCTTGACGGTCAAAAAGTTAAACAAGCCTACTGCTCAGCGCTGTAAAGTCTATTTTGAGGTTAATGATACAGGTATCGGGATTCCTAAGGAAAAACACCGGAAAATATTTGATAGTTTTTCGCAAGCCGATGATAATACAACCCGCCTTTTTGGAGGAACAGGGCTTGGGCTAGCGATTACCAAACGACTCATCGAATTGCAAGGTGGAAGTATTAAGTTAGAAAGTGAGGTTGGGAATGGGGCCGCTTTCTCCTTTTCATTTGAATACCCCATTGGAGAGGCACCTCAAGAAAACCCGGTAGAAACGAGAAATATACTGAAACAGACTGGTATTAGTGGTGTAAAACGAATCCTGATTGTGGAAGACAATATCTTTAACATCAAGGTGGTCAAGCGAATACTGAAATTCTGGGACCTGGAAATTGATGTTGCCTTGGATGGATTAGAAGCCCTGGAAAAAGTAAAAGAAACGGATTATAGTGTGGTTTTAATGGATTTGCAAATGCCCAATATGGATGGTTATGAAGCCACAGCGACCATCCGAAGTTGGCAGGAAAGCAAGTTTCAATCTTTACCCATTATTGCACTTTCAGCCTCAGCTATGGCTGATTTCCGGAAACGTGCCTTTGACGCAGGCATGAATGATTTTCTCACCAAACCTTTTAAACCTAAAGACTTATACCTTGCTATTGAGCGACATGCCATTAGTACCCGTGCCTAA
- a CDS encoding glutamate synthase-related protein: MLDFSQLLAPVKLIEWTILKDRQPTYGLVEHTDLVIVRYGEKASVMYGRCLHRGALLADGHIDDHDNLICGLHQWDYRIDTGVSEYNNAEALHQFKIALKDGWLYIDKADVIAFEEIHPQQFRREEYQGNYQDTHPEATEPYTLYIRELAKNGLKKVGHHGPSASMGVDRNTLPKWDDIQFLPAQLAKRPLLDHEDVATKVVIGPKAKRPLVIDIPLFVSDMSFGALSKEAKIALAKGAEMAGTGICSGEGGMLPEEQANNSRYFYELASGKFGFSFDKLKKVQAFHFKGGQGAKTGTGGHLPGEKVTAEIAAVRGLQQGQTAISPAAFPDLKTVADFREIAEEVRLLTGGIPVGFKIAASRIEADIDFALNAGADYIILDGRGGGTGSAPTILRDNINVPTIPALARARRHLDRVGAQDISLVITGGLRVAEDFAKALMLGADAVAIANAAIQAVGCIGMRACGTNNCPVGVATQKDHLRARLEIDKSAMQLYNFLSATNDLIKVIARACGHSDIGQFNTEDLSTYDYDMHRLTGITYAGMMGR, encoded by the coding sequence ATGCTTGATTTTTCGCAATTACTAGCCCCTGTCAAATTAATCGAATGGACGATCTTGAAAGATAGACAACCTACCTACGGCCTTGTTGAACATACAGATTTAGTAATCGTTCGTTATGGAGAGAAGGCTTCAGTCATGTATGGTCGTTGTTTGCATAGGGGGGCATTATTGGCAGATGGACATATAGATGACCATGACAATCTTATTTGTGGGTTGCATCAATGGGATTATCGGATTGATACAGGTGTTAGTGAGTATAACAATGCAGAGGCCCTGCATCAATTTAAAATAGCCCTCAAAGACGGCTGGCTGTACATTGATAAAGCCGATGTGATTGCGTTCGAAGAAATTCACCCACAGCAATTTAGAAGGGAAGAATACCAAGGAAATTATCAGGATACGCATCCCGAAGCAACGGAACCTTACACCTTATATATAAGGGAACTGGCTAAGAACGGGTTAAAAAAGGTAGGACACCATGGGCCATCTGCTTCCATGGGGGTTGACCGAAATACCTTGCCAAAGTGGGATGACATCCAGTTTTTACCCGCCCAATTAGCCAAACGCCCTTTGCTAGACCATGAAGACGTTGCAACAAAAGTAGTCATCGGCCCCAAGGCCAAGCGGCCATTAGTCATCGATATCCCCCTATTTGTGTCGGATATGTCTTTTGGGGCGCTGTCCAAAGAAGCCAAGATTGCATTGGCCAAGGGGGCAGAAATGGCCGGAACAGGTATCTGCTCAGGAGAGGGGGGAATGCTGCCAGAGGAACAAGCGAATAACTCCCGTTATTTTTATGAATTGGCTAGCGGTAAATTTGGCTTTAGTTTTGATAAACTGAAAAAAGTGCAGGCCTTTCACTTCAAAGGAGGACAAGGCGCCAAAACAGGAACTGGAGGACATTTGCCAGGCGAAAAGGTGACGGCAGAGATCGCAGCAGTCCGTGGCCTGCAACAAGGCCAAACGGCTATTTCCCCAGCAGCCTTTCCCGATTTAAAAACAGTAGCTGACTTTAGAGAAATAGCAGAGGAGGTGCGTTTGTTGACCGGAGGCATCCCCGTTGGTTTTAAAATCGCTGCCAGCCGCATTGAAGCGGATATTGATTTTGCTTTAAATGCTGGGGCTGATTATATCATCCTCGATGGTAGGGGAGGAGGGACGGGATCTGCGCCTACTATTTTGCGAGATAATATCAATGTGCCAACAATTCCTGCTTTGGCAAGGGCGCGCCGCCACCTCGACCGAGTGGGTGCCCAGGATATTTCCTTGGTTATCACTGGCGGTTTGAGGGTGGCCGAAGATTTTGCCAAGGCTTTAATGTTGGGTGCAGATGCGGTGGCCATTGCCAATGCTGCCATTCAGGCGGTGGGTTGTATTGGAATGCGCGCCTGTGGAACCAATAATTGCCCCGTTGGTGTCGCCACTCAAAAAGACCACTTGAGAGCTCGATTGGAAATTGATAAATCGGCTATGCAGCTTTATAATTTTCTTTCTGCAACCAATGACCTCATCAAGGTAATTGCCAGGGCTTGCGGACATAGCGATATTGGCCAATTTAATACTGAAGACCTCAGCACCTATGATTATGATATGCATCGACTTACGGGCATTACTTATGCGGGGATGATGGGAAGGTAA
- a CDS encoding fibronectin type III domain-containing protein, whose product MKKYALSFFIFFMLHLAAPAQPFAVDVQLHIHTPISPYLEEWVSGAPSKLRLVLVLRDDDEMAYEARLRFSISGQGISIRTRDDVAPPPLFLDYNLPLVLTGMELLDYFSPEQLQFQGISPATYLQQGGKLPEGVYNICVEVLDYVRFQGAAVSNQACVVVEMAELDPPLIISPAEVVAPQALQNVLFQWVPQHVGAFPVDYRIRLWERREGLSINQILEQTLPLYESQQLGATSLLYGAAAPALSPGQQYLLQVQARDVFDQQHFKNQGFSQVLVFTYGQAVNATTANSCSLAPRAYPPTALQATGFSARWQALDGVDHYALSLAQDSAFLLPLTEYQSISVSDTSYTFQGLAEEAVYFYRVQAIHADCASPFSNAIKVRLGNRCLPLGDHLPDYSCGNTLDNTDFQPGPLVEHLQTGDTIRAHDFQVILQAVVGQGHFSGQGYVQVPYLHQARVNVQFEDIKVDEYCRLVEGKIEVTGAGLALISQDLAASIDSILGALEVLEAGLTEAQAILEDASVFLAGLEDIGAYLANGQSVLDNLLHLEQHFPYLSPAALEAIKAALDCLKRAGSAADFEACKAQTLAAIDQLKAAMITLYEADFRVNFGPLSPQQYGFDSLQYPDHEKLYQQLPIAQTDYWIAWQSIPKQQTAQVKVWAPAQSSFPANILFKDELKQAIPTTASEQAEARVLQLQGKSQEATQTIYALAPYQGSLGHDQFHIAGQLNVITYEPIKLKVVLVPVNGASYPYELASLENQLQQIFGQAIVEVDLALHPGLQVPEFSGSMADVPSGFLANYTDQMQLIRARFKAQHPIAEDTYYLFLVPASDNPAKLGYMPKKKPFGFLYKAALTSEQSYSKTIAHELAHGAYHLDHPFDAFPNQQKGSTNNLMDYALGTHLQQYQWDLIHHPQANWTLFDGDEEGEMQNNTPVEKASITYLIGITDPPISDAYCFLTPSHHLIKFSKEVSKLVYDIADDSPLNPFPRGSLIQFEFDHTTYIGVYGKETKQFLGYCKEERFDELKLDGQVMYSDLKAGDYFLSYDAFQIYTSGTAVAEILEDCKQKRVTWPTHSNFGLFPVPQASYSSLNIPNDATRLDLGTDPSCDLAINGCSPLSIPASAIPLDRECPLAKLIFDVPLQNLEEVQPRDPSNDRVFDFTRSSQGFLTSDEVQDLLDELSTQQVVNGNYALMKIFLTDCTTPEHQLIQAREGDLKHNEWALHLHFLRQGDKTYLIPQIRLGNDLNTIGSPYLLPAKMFTKFNQLWFGKAPTGPVLIGLFKTLSWGMGQVAKLLSNDFQISEKYWKPVLDNGEENPHYDKKYALYFSHFLDIATLQNNSFLILGRNLDSASLDELEQIHFAFFCGMWNQLMTEGANMAQFVGMVVDFMFDETVCAQVLEALDKLKWQDIINGLLPNYVPYLVNPKLQIQNSYIAGQNMMITLIFLIDLADAVTGAGALLTAFKKLKDISSSALIKSMVKVRQKLNLRGLRDPDNPSFFIVCATAIGTGLGSTIDLPFQSPPISQWANAAWHTTLFDLRFPEWMAQCDRSLFRLHQSTGKCHIEPSSINQHLPEDFEFVDDFDLNAANTEALPNDINANELVIVKDKGNSQLWVLTRSFIEMVKALKREFNIPSSLSAKLARLDDAHHLIETPDLRSAIKALEEKQTAFLEDLVKMNTLSSQHSAVDGVVRFFRERVSRVRAWEMMSDVNVPDIVRLNVDNLKNIDNYLEKAAKFKKQQNALLVYQKADGTHFMTNASSFPDLNTGLANQKTFSYKFNDGPNAGSKDVYAKIGLTDDGYLVGNIVKSTGMNNAGVAKVTEDAMDMALKEFGDLGNVKGVKAQWVQNPNLYPDLPDNKSINLIMFEEALETMSSSEAVFQTITGAYANSRVFTKVKEIKQLTEALDGVNGYEVIFELPK is encoded by the coding sequence ATGAAAAAATACGCGCTCTCTTTCTTTATCTTTTTTATGCTGCACTTGGCTGCTCCAGCCCAGCCCTTTGCAGTCGATGTCCAATTACACATTCATACACCCATTTCGCCCTATCTGGAGGAGTGGGTCAGCGGGGCGCCGAGTAAGCTTCGACTCGTTCTGGTCCTTCGGGATGACGATGAAATGGCTTATGAGGCTCGCCTCCGCTTTTCCATCAGCGGGCAAGGCATCAGCATCCGCACGCGGGATGATGTCGCTCCGCCCCCCCTTTTCCTGGACTACAACCTTCCCCTGGTTTTGACCGGAATGGAACTGCTCGACTATTTTTCGCCCGAACAACTCCAGTTCCAGGGCATCAGCCCCGCCACCTACCTGCAGCAAGGTGGAAAACTGCCCGAAGGGGTCTACAATATTTGTGTCGAAGTGCTCGACTATGTCCGTTTTCAAGGGGCAGCCGTGTCTAACCAGGCTTGTGTGGTAGTGGAAATGGCGGAATTGGACCCGCCACTGATCATTAGTCCGGCTGAGGTCGTAGCCCCGCAAGCCCTTCAAAATGTCTTATTTCAGTGGGTCCCACAGCACGTCGGGGCTTTTCCGGTAGACTATCGCATTCGACTCTGGGAGAGGCGAGAGGGACTGAGCATCAACCAAATCCTGGAACAAACCTTGCCCCTTTATGAATCCCAGCAACTCGGTGCCACCTCCTTGCTTTACGGTGCCGCTGCGCCTGCCCTTTCTCCCGGTCAGCAATACCTGCTGCAAGTGCAGGCTCGGGATGTATTCGATCAGCAGCACTTTAAAAACCAGGGCTTTAGCCAGGTGCTGGTCTTCACTTATGGTCAGGCAGTCAATGCCACAACAGCCAACTCTTGCTCGCTAGCCCCACGGGCCTATCCCCCGACGGCCTTGCAAGCCACTGGCTTCAGCGCCCGCTGGCAAGCCCTGGATGGTGTCGATCATTATGCCTTGAGCCTGGCCCAGGACAGTGCTTTTCTTCTCCCATTGACGGAATACCAGTCGATTTCAGTATCCGACACCAGCTATACCTTTCAAGGTCTGGCGGAGGAGGCCGTCTATTTCTACCGTGTCCAGGCCATCCATGCCGATTGTGCATCGCCCTTTTCGAATGCCATCAAAGTACGCCTGGGCAATCGCTGCCTCCCCCTGGGCGATCACCTGCCTGACTACAGCTGCGGCAATACACTGGATAACACTGACTTTCAGCCCGGGCCGCTCGTTGAGCACTTACAAACAGGAGACACCATTCGTGCCCATGATTTTCAGGTGATCCTGCAAGCAGTGGTTGGGCAAGGGCATTTCTCTGGTCAAGGTTATGTGCAGGTACCCTATCTGCATCAGGCACGGGTCAATGTCCAATTTGAGGATATTAAAGTAGATGAATACTGTCGATTGGTGGAAGGGAAGATCGAGGTGACCGGAGCGGGGCTGGCGCTCATCAGCCAGGATTTGGCCGCCTCGATCGATAGCATCCTGGGGGCCTTGGAGGTCTTGGAGGCCGGGCTGACTGAGGCCCAGGCCATCTTGGAAGATGCCAGTGTCTTTTTAGCCGGTTTGGAGGACATCGGAGCTTATTTGGCCAATGGCCAAAGTGTGCTGGACAACCTCCTGCACCTGGAGCAGCATTTCCCCTACCTCTCCCCAGCGGCCCTGGAGGCCATCAAAGCCGCCTTGGATTGCCTCAAAAGGGCGGGCAGTGCTGCCGATTTCGAAGCTTGCAAAGCCCAAACACTGGCCGCCATCGATCAGCTCAAAGCCGCCATGATCACCCTTTATGAGGCGGACTTTCGCGTCAATTTTGGGCCCCTCTCGCCTCAGCAATATGGTTTTGACAGCCTGCAATATCCAGACCATGAAAAACTATACCAGCAACTACCCATTGCCCAGACCGACTACTGGATCGCCTGGCAATCTATCCCCAAGCAGCAAACGGCTCAGGTCAAGGTTTGGGCACCTGCTCAGTCCTCCTTTCCCGCCAACATCCTGTTCAAGGATGAATTAAAGCAAGCTATTCCGACCACGGCTAGTGAGCAAGCCGAAGCTCGGGTGCTCCAACTTCAGGGCAAAAGCCAGGAAGCAACCCAAACCATCTATGCCCTGGCACCCTATCAAGGTAGCCTCGGCCATGACCAATTCCATATTGCCGGACAGCTAAATGTGATCACCTACGAACCCATCAAGCTGAAGGTCGTCTTAGTCCCCGTCAACGGGGCGAGTTATCCCTATGAATTGGCATCCTTAGAAAATCAGCTGCAGCAAATCTTCGGTCAAGCCATTGTTGAGGTGGACCTAGCCCTTCACCCGGGCCTCCAGGTCCCCGAGTTTAGTGGCAGCATGGCCGATGTTCCCTCCGGTTTTTTGGCCAACTACACCGACCAAATGCAGTTGATCCGAGCGCGCTTCAAAGCCCAGCATCCCATCGCCGAAGACACCTACTACCTCTTCCTCGTCCCGGCTTCCGACAACCCGGCCAAACTGGGCTATATGCCCAAGAAAAAACCATTCGGTTTCCTCTACAAAGCCGCCTTGACCAGCGAGCAAAGTTACAGCAAAACCATCGCCCATGAGCTGGCCCACGGCGCCTATCACCTCGACCACCCCTTCGACGCCTTCCCCAACCAACAAAAAGGTAGCACCAACAACCTCATGGACTATGCACTAGGTACCCACCTCCAACAATACCAATGGGACCTCATCCACCACCCTCAAGCCAACTGGACTTTGTTTGATGGGGATGAGGAGGGGGAGATGCAGAACAATACGCCGGTTGAAAAAGCAAGCATAACTTATCTAATTGGCATAACTGACCCTCCAATTAGCGATGCCTATTGTTTCCTTACACCATCCCATCATTTGATTAAATTCAGCAAAGAGGTAAGCAAGCTGGTCTATGATATCGCCGATGATTCTCCATTGAATCCTTTTCCACGAGGTTCTCTCATTCAGTTTGAATTTGATCATACAACCTACATTGGTGTTTATGGTAAGGAAACCAAACAATTTCTGGGCTATTGTAAGGAGGAGCGCTTCGACGAATTAAAATTAGATGGTCAGGTCATGTATTCCGATTTAAAAGCGGGGGATTATTTTCTTAGTTATGATGCCTTTCAAATTTACACCAGTGGCACTGCTGTAGCTGAAATTTTAGAGGATTGTAAACAAAAGAGAGTCACTTGGCCAACCCATTCGAATTTCGGGCTTTTTCCTGTACCTCAAGCCTCTTATAGTTCCCTAAACATTCCAAACGATGCGACAAGACTGGACCTAGGCACTGACCCAAGTTGTGACCTTGCAATTAATGGTTGTAGCCCATTAAGTATTCCTGCATCAGCCATTCCTTTAGACAGGGAATGCCCATTGGCAAAATTAATCTTTGATGTCCCGCTTCAAAATTTGGAAGAGGTACAACCAAGGGATCCTAGCAATGATCGGGTCTTTGATTTTACAAGAAGCAGCCAAGGTTTTCTGACGTCAGATGAAGTCCAGGATCTTCTTGATGAATTAAGCACGCAGCAAGTTGTCAATGGCAATTATGCCTTAATGAAAATATTTTTAACCGATTGCACTACACCAGAACATCAGCTTATTCAGGCAAGGGAAGGAGATTTAAAACACAACGAATGGGCCCTGCATTTACATTTTTTGAGACAAGGAGATAAAACTTACCTTATTCCGCAGATAAGATTGGGCAACGATTTAAACACCATAGGAAGTCCCTACCTGCTGCCAGCAAAAATGTTTACCAAATTTAATCAACTCTGGTTTGGAAAAGCGCCAACGGGGCCAGTATTAATAGGACTGTTTAAAACGCTCAGTTGGGGGATGGGGCAGGTGGCCAAATTGCTATCTAATGACTTTCAAATTAGTGAAAAATATTGGAAACCCGTTTTAGACAATGGCGAAGAAAACCCCCATTACGATAAGAAATACGCCCTTTATTTCAGTCATTTTTTGGATATCGCTACGCTTCAAAACAATTCATTCCTGATTTTGGGACGAAATCTGGATTCAGCATCTTTAGATGAATTGGAACAGATTCATTTCGCCTTTTTTTGTGGGATGTGGAATCAATTAATGACAGAAGGCGCCAATATGGCTCAATTTGTCGGTATGGTCGTTGATTTCATGTTTGATGAAACGGTTTGTGCACAGGTTTTAGAAGCCCTTGACAAATTAAAGTGGCAAGATATTATTAATGGGCTACTTCCAAATTATGTACCTTATCTAGTTAACCCCAAGCTTCAAATCCAAAATAGTTATATCGCTGGGCAAAATATGATGATTACACTTATCTTTTTGATAGATCTAGCGGATGCAGTCACCGGAGCAGGGGCATTGCTGACAGCCTTCAAAAAATTAAAAGATATCAGTTCCAGTGCCTTGATAAAAAGCATGGTCAAGGTCCGTCAGAAACTAAACCTTAGAGGGTTGCGCGATCCTGATAATCCCAGTTTTTTCATCGTTTGCGCAACGGCCATAGGCACCGGATTAGGCAGCACCATTGACCTGCCTTTCCAATCGCCTCCAATCTCACAATGGGCCAATGCCGCCTGGCATACGACGCTTTTCGATCTTCGCTTCCCTGAATGGATGGCCCAATGTGACCGCAGTCTTTTCCGGCTCCATCAAAGTACGGGGAAATGTCATATTGAGCCATCCAGTATCAACCAGCACTTGCCCGAAGATTTCGAATTCGTCGATGATTTTGACCTGAATGCGGCTAACACCGAGGCTTTGCCTAATGATATTAATGCGAATGAGCTGGTCATCGTTAAAGACAAGGGAAATAGTCAATTGTGGGTCCTCACCCGTTCCTTCATCGAAATGGTGAAGGCGCTCAAGCGGGAATTCAATATCCCTTCTTCTCTATCTGCCAAGTTAGCCCGTCTAGACGATGCCCACCACTTAATCGAAACGCCTGATTTAAGATCAGCCATAAAAGCACTGGAAGAAAAGCAAACTGCTTTCTTGGAAGATTTGGTAAAAATGAATACTTTGTCTTCACAGCATAGTGCTGTTGATGGGGTGGTTCGCTTTTTTCGGGAGAGGGTGAGCAGGGTGAGGGCGTGGGAGATGATGAGTGATGTTAACGTCCCAGACATTGTAAGATTGAACGTTGACAACTTAAAGAACATTGATAATTATCTTGAAAAAGCGGCTAAATTTAAGAAGCAACAAAATGCATTATTAGTTTATCAAAAAGCAGATGGAACACATTTTATGACCAATGCATCTTCATTTCCAGACCTAAATACAGGATTAGCAAATCAAAAGACTTTTAGTTATAAATTCAATGATGGACCTAATGCTGGCAGTAAAGATGTCTATGCCAAAATTGGTTTAACAGATGATGGTTACTTGGTTGGAAATATTGTTAAAAGTACAGGTATGAATAATGCAGGAGTGGCTAAGGTGACAGAGGATGCTATGGATATGGCTTTGAAAGAATTTGGAGATTTAGGGAATGTTAAAGGAGTAAAAGCTCAATGGGTTCAAAACCCTAATCTTTATCCTGATTTGCCAGACAATAAATCAATAAATTTAATCATGTTTGAAGAAGCATTGGAAACAATGTCTTCTTCAGAGGCAGTATTTCAGACAATAACAGGCGCTTATGCAAATAGTAGGGTTTTTACTAAGGTGAAAGAAATAAAACAACTGACTGAGGCACTTGATGGGGTAAACGGTTATGAGGTTATCTTTGAATTACCAAAATAG